Proteins encoded within one genomic window of Misgurnus anguillicaudatus chromosome 18, ASM2758022v2, whole genome shotgun sequence:
- the ivns1abpa gene encoding influenza virus NS1A-binding protein homolog A, translating into MIPNGYLVFEDESFLDSTVAKMNALRKNGQFCDVRLQVCGHELMAHRAVLACCSPYLFEIFNSDLEPHGMSHVKFEDLDPEAVEILLNYAYTAQLKADKELVKEVYSAAKRLKMDKVKQICGDYLLSKMNCQSAISYRNFASSMDDMRLLGKIDSYIQEHLLEVSEQEDFLKLPRLKLEVMLEDNMSLPSNGKLYSKVIVWVQRNLLENGEPLERLMEEVQTLYYSADHKLLDGSLLDRQAEVFGTEDDHIQFVQKKLPRESVPRQLSTSSSCSLSPGSTKHSYKQEWKYIASEKTTNNTYLCLAVLNGMLCVIFLHGRSSPQASPSATPCLTKSMSFESKPLEEEQEKLLAPMHYARSGLGTGALNGRLIAAGGYNREECLRTVECYDLKTDSWTFIAPMRTPRARFQMAVLMGQLYVMGGSNGHSDELSCGETYNPNNDEWTKVPELRTNRCNAGVCSLSDKLYVVGGSDPCGQKGLKNCDVFDPASKAWTSCAPLNIRRHQAAVCELDGFMYVIGGAESWNCLNSVERYNPENNTWTLVAPMNIARRGAGVAVHEGKLVVVGGFDGSHALRCVEVYDPARNEWRMLSSMNSPRSNAGAAVLDDIIYAIGGFDGNNFLNSFEAYNPNTDEWSPCANALTNP; encoded by the exons atgaTTCCCAATGGATATTTGGTCTTTGAGGACGAAAGTTTCCTGGATTCCACCGTGGCCAAGATGAACGCCCTTAGAAAGAACGGACAGTTCTGCGATGTGAGACTTCAG GTATGCGGTCATGAGTTGATGGCTCACCGGGCTGTGCTGGCCTGCTGCAGTCCATACCTGTTTGAGATCTTTAACAGTGACTTGGAGCCACATGGCATGTCCCATGTAAAATTTGAAGATTTGGACCCTGAGGCTGTGGAGATCCTTCTCAACTATGCTTACACTGCCCA GTTGAAGGCAGATAAGGAGCTGGTTAAGGAGGTTTACTCTGCAGCTAAAAGACTAAAAATGGACAAAGTAAAGCAG ATCTGTGGCGACTACCTTCTTTCCAAAATGAATTGCCAGAGTGCCATCTCCTATCGTAATTTTGCCAGTTCCATGGATGATATGCGTTTGCTGGGCAAGATCGACAGCTATATCCAGGAGCATCTTCTAGAGGTGTCTGAGCAAGAGGATTTTCTCAAGCTGCCACGCCTTAAG TTGGAGGTGATGTTGGAGGATAACATGTCCTTGCCCAGCAATGGGAAGCTCTACTCCAAGGTGATTGTCTGGGTTCAACGCAACCTGTTGGAAAACGGAGAACCACTGGAGCGACTGATGGAGGAG GTGCAAACGCTGTACTATTCGGCTGATCACAAGCTGCTCGATGGGAGCCTGCTTGACAGGCAGGCTGAGGTGTTCGGCACTGAGGATGACCACATCCAGTTTGTGCAG AAGAAACTCCCACGTGAGAGTGTACCCCGACAGCTGAGCACCAGCTCCTCTTGCAGTCTCTCCCCTGGATCTACCAAACATTCCTACAAGCAAGAGTGGAAATATATTGCTTCAGAGAAGACAACCA ACAACACGTACCTGTGTCTAGCTGTGCTGAATGGCATGCTGTGCGTGATCTTTCTGCATGGGCGCAGCAGTCCCCAGGCCTCACCTTCCGCCACCCCTTGCTTAACCAAGAGCATGAGCTTTGAGAGTAAGCCACTGGAGGAAGAGCAGGAAAAGCTGCTGGCACCCATGCACTACGCTCGCTCCGGCCTGGGCACTGGTGCTCTAAACGGTCGACTCATTGCTGCAG GTGGCTACAACCGTGAGGAGTGTCTGAGGACTGTGGAATGTTACGACCTGAAGACTGACAGCTGGACTTTCATTGCCCCGATGAGGACTCCACGTGCTAGATTTCAGATGGCTGTTC TCATGGGTCAGCTTTACGTGATGGGTGGTTCCAATGGCCACTCTGATGAATTGAGCTGTGGGGAGACCTACAACCCCAATAATGACGAGTGGACAAAAGTGCCAGAGCTAAGGACTAATCGGTGCAATGCAG GTGTCTGCTCTTTGAGCGACAAGCTGTATGTTGTTGGAGGGTCAGATCCATGCGGACAGAAAGGTCTGAAGAACTGTGATGTTTTTGATCCTGCAAGCAAGGCCTGGACCAGCTGTGCCCCATTAAACATCA GGAGGCATCAGGCTGCCGTGTGCGAATTGGATGGATTCATGTATGTGATTGGAGGAGCAGAGTCGTGGAACTGTCTTAATAGTGTGGAGCGCTACAATCCAGAAAACAACACTTGGACCCTTGTTGCCCCAATGAACATAGCCCGCAGAGGAGCTGGAGTGGCTGTCCATGAAG GTAAACTTGTGGTGGTGGGAGGCTTTGATGGTTCTCATGCCCTGCGTTGTGTTGAAGTGTACGACCCTGCCCGAAACGAATGGAGGATGTTGAGTAGCATGAATTCGCCACGCAGCAATGCCGGTGCGGCTGTGCTTGACGACATCATTTACGCCATTGGTGGCTTTGATGGAAACAACTTCCT